In Erigeron canadensis isolate Cc75 chromosome 1, C_canadensis_v1, whole genome shotgun sequence, a single window of DNA contains:
- the LOC122592624 gene encoding plasmodesmata-located protein 6-like, which translates to MIQPTTLFFSFFISYLIMFISVLSIPTTNDSDIYVQCSQLYFDSMTPYESNVNSLFTSLVDSSSIYNFNKFQISSPPGYDSQNDVVYGLFQCRADLSSSNCKQCVTNSVSQLKTNCPVSKGGGIQLDGCLVKYDNSSFFGVEDNMEVLKRCGPSVGYNSEVLNRVDAALANLITGNGQYFRSCDFGSIQGVAQCVQDLSASDCQDCLSEACGRLRSECETSTWGDMYLGKCYIRYIDQGNDNHRGKNNCTSSCSKNGEGGNDSNIWKVIGYILAALAGGGLTLSATISIKNCCNKHLHKKVIKIRMELERTKNQVKQVKTEAESATKEAKEAKEKANQAEEEVARMKNNPFCGRPMPNSSYCPFKSTESWCIYEV; encoded by the exons ATGATACAACCTACAACTCTCTTTTTCTCATTCTTTATATCTTATCTGATCATGTTCATCTCCGTCTTATCAATTCCCACTACAAACGACTCTGACATATACGTCCAATGTTCTCAGCTCTATTTTGACTCGATGACTCCTTATGAGTCCAATGTCAACTCACTATTCACCTCCTTAGTTGACTCGTCTTCAATCTACAatttcaacaaatttcaaatctcttCCCCTCCCGGATATGACTCACAAAACGACGTTGTGTATGGTCTCTTTCAATGTCGAGCCGACCTTAGCTCTTCCAACTGTAAACAGTGTGTGACTAATTCCGTAAGTCAATTAAAGACTAATTGCCCGGTTTCAAAAGGTGGTGGAATACAATTAGACGGATGCTTGGTGAAATACGATAATTCATCATTTTTTGGAGTTGAGGACAACATGGAGGTATTAAAGAGATGTGGGCCTTCAGTTGGTTATAATTCTGAGGTTTTGAACCGCGTAGATGCTGCGTTAGCAAATCTAATCACGGGAAATGGGCAATACTTCCGTTCGTGTGATTTTGGAAGCATACAAGGTGTGGCACAATGCGTACAAGATTTAAGCGCAAGCGATTGTCAAGATTGTCTTTCAGAGGCGTGTGGACGGTTGAGATCAGAGTGCGAGACCTCTACTTGGGGCGACATGTACTTAGGAAAATGTTATATTAGATACATTGATCAAG GTAATGACAATCATCGTGGAAAAAACAACTGTACCTCTAGTTGTAGTAAGAATGGTGAAGGAGGAAACGATAGCAATATATGGAAGGTGATTGGGTATATTTTAGCCGCACTTGCAGGCGGAGGTTTGACCTTATCTGCCACTATTTCCATTAAGAACTGCTGCAACAAACACC TACACAAAAAGGTAATAAAAATCAGGATGGAGTTAGAAAGAACCAAGAACCAGGTAAAACAAGTCAAAACTGAAGCAGAATCAGCGACAAAAGAAGCAAAAGAAGCCAAGGAAAAGGCAAATCAAGCTGAGGAGGAAGTGGCAAGGATGAAAAATAATCCATTTTGTGGAAGGCCAATGCCAAACTCCTCTTACTGTCCATTCAAAAGTACCGAATCATGGTGCATCTATGAAGTCTAA